TGCCGATGACGAGGACTTCTGGTCCAAACTGCGCACGCGCCTGAAGCAGGGCAAAATGACTGAAGGCGTGGACACCCCGCAGTAATCTCGAAGGCCCGGCTTATTAAAAAGCCACCTTGGCCCAGACACCCTGCTTTTCTTCCCGGGCCTTGCGGGAGAGGGCCATCAGCTCCGCCAGATAAGTGGGCAGATCCCGCGAATCTCCCGGCAGCTCCGTATCCACCCCATCCAGCCGCGCATAACCTTTGCGCAACAGCAGATCAATGAGGTACACGGGCTGGCCGTCCTCCCGCAGAAAGCGGATCAGCGCGTAGTAACGCAGGGTATTGGGCACACGTTCCCAGCGGGTGATGACCTCAAAGGGCCGCGTTTTCAGCAGTTCCGCCACATAGGCTGCCGCCTCCATCCCGGTGGAGATGATGACCTTTTCATTCGTCCGGCCAAAATAACGGGCCTGCTCCGCCACCCGCTGCGGATGGTTCATGCTGGCCTCCAGCGCATCCACAAAATACAGGACAAAGATGTGCTCGTCATTGCCGATGCGGATGCGCAGCGTATCCGCCTCATTGGCGCGGCTTTCCACCAGGACGGCCCGGGGAAAGACCAGAAATTTGTCTGCCACGCCCTTGGCTCCGCCGCCTTCATCGGGCAGGGTTTCGCCAGGCATGCCCGCCACCTTCACCGGCACAGCAGGCGGCGGTGCCGGCCGGCTTTCCTTCAGCAGGATGCCTCCCAGCACGACCATCAGCACCAGCACCGCAGTGATGGCGAGATTGAGCAGCGTGTCGCGGAGTGGCATTGGCAGCCGCCATTGTCTGTGCGAACCGGCCTCTTGCCAAGCGCTTAGACGGCTTTCCCCGGCCAGGGAGGCCAAAAACCGCCTCAGGCCACCTTGCGGATCCAGCGGGTGCCCAGGGCCACGCTCCACTGGTACTTGCGAGCGTGCTCGCGAATCAGGAAAGGCAGGTCCTTTTCCTCCGCGAGATCGAAGTGCGCAGCCAGTTCCCGCTTCAGCCAGTCGCGGGTGGACCCTTTGGGCCACTGGCCCCGAGGGGTGAACTCCTCCAGCCAGGTGCAGGGGGTCGTCAGCAAAAGCTGGCCGCCCGGTTTCACCAGTTCGGGCAGGCGGGCGATGAGCAGTGCGGGATCCGTGAGGCGGCACAGCAGATTGGCCGCATGGACGAGGTCGAAACTGCCCAGGTCCGCCCGCAGGTGCATGGCATCGCCCTGCTCAAAACGGACACGGTCGCGCGGGCAATCCGCCGGCACCTGGGCCACCAGGGGGGTGGTGGCGGCGGCCTCATCCAGCCGCTGGTAGGGCAGGTCCTGCCGGATCAACTGGGCAGAAGCTTCCACAAAGCTGTGGCTGTAGTCCATGCCCAGGACGGAAGCGGCGTGTTTGGCCAACTCGAACGAGGAACGGCCCACCGCACAGCCCAGATCCAGGGCCGTCTCCACCGGCCGGGAAAAATCCGCCAGCTCCGTCACCGTGCGCACGGCAAAGCCCAGCGCCGATTGCGGCCCGTCCGCCCATGGCAGCACCTCTTGTGCGGCCCCGTAGTGAAAGAGCAGGTATTCATCGAGCAGGCGGCGGGTTTCGTAAATGTTCATGGAGCCTGAGGCTACGCCTGAGCGGCGAAGAGTGGAAACAACAGCTTCAGAAAAGTCGTCAGCCCACGCAGGGCAGCATCATGGCATCCCGCATGCCATGGAGGATCTTCTTGTCCGCCGGGCACACCGTAGCCAGCACCCCACCCAGGTGAGTCTCCTCCGTGCCCTGCGGCACAAAGTAGTAGGGGCAGAGGCGCACGCGAGACTTCATCATCGCCGTCTCCTGCCGTTCCTCGTTCCAGGCCGGGTGATTCACCACCCGGGCACGGTGAAAGCGCTGCATCACAAAGGGGTTCGTGGGAAAGCTGGCCAGCGCCTCATCCAGTGCCGTCGCCCACTGCTCCTGCGACAGGTCATGGCCGATGGACACACTGCGGGAGCCCCAGCCCACCTCAGAAAAACCGCTGATTTTCAGCACCAGTTCCCGCTGCTTGCCGCCGAACTTTTTGGCCTCCTGCCAGGACTGGATATTCAGCCCCGGATACACCGCAAAGGGCGGCAGCGGCGCGGGATCCACCACCCACCCCTGGGGGATGCATTTCTGCAGCAGTTCATAGTCCGCCTGGCCCAGCGTCTCCCGCCAATAGTCCTGGAGCGGGGGTGACCAAAACAGCACCAGCCACAGCTTTTCCTCCAGGAAGGCCTTCAGCGGCGGGGTGAACTGCAGCTCCCCCTCCTGCGCCATCTTCAGCATCTCCGTGGCGAGGTCCACATTGTCGAGATCGAACAGCTCAAAGAAACGGTACACGCTGGAGCCCGCCAGCTCGCGCGGCGTCAGGTTCCACGGATTCATCACACTGCGGGGGAAACCGCCGCCGCGCTCGTTGAGCTTGCCCACCAGCCACTCCATCTCCGGCTGGTAATCACCCGACTCGCGGGAAATGAGGATGTCCTCGTTCGGAAATGCGGCGGCAAACCCTTCCACCATGCCTGCCCCACCGCCGAGCACGGGCTGGCCCAGGGCGGCATAGGTTTCATTCAGCCAGCCGGTGAGGCCGATGCCCCCCGGCAGGGAGTCCAGCTCCGAGATGCACACACCATCCTCCGTCA
This is a stretch of genomic DNA from Prosthecobacter algae. It encodes these proteins:
- a CDS encoding methyltransferase domain-containing protein; the encoded protein is MNIYETRRLLDEYLLFHYGAAQEVLPWADGPQSALGFAVRTVTELADFSRPVETALDLGCAVGRSSFELAKHAASVLGMDYSHSFVEASAQLIRQDLPYQRLDEAAATTPLVAQVPADCPRDRVRFEQGDAMHLRADLGSFDLVHAANLLCRLTDPALLIARLPELVKPGGQLLLTTPCTWLEEFTPRGQWPKGSTRDWLKRELAAHFDLAEEKDLPFLIREHARKYQWSVALGTRWIRKVA